The stretch of DNA TCGGCCAGAACGGGCCGTGCGTGATGACCTCGTCGCCCTGGTCGAACAGCACCATGGCGGCGTTGTAGAGGGCCTGCTTGGCGCCGGCGGAGATGATCACCTCGTCGGGCTTGACCGTGACGCCATAGCGCGAGTTGTAGTCGTGAGCGACCGCATCCCGAAACTCGAGCACGCCGGCCGACGGCGTGTACTTGGTGAAGTTCGCGTTCAGCGCAGCGTGGGCGGCGTCCTTGACGTGTTCCGGGGTACCGAAGTCCGGCTCGCCCGCGCCGAGGTCGACGACGTCGACGCCGGTGCGGCGAAGGCGGTCGGCTTCTGCGGACACCCTGAGGGTGGGTGACACGGTAACGCGGCTCATGCGACGTGCGAAAGTCATAGTCTGTTTCCTTGAAGCCTTTCAGTCTTCGATCTTCGGCCGGCCCGCGCGCTTGGCGTGCAGCCGTTCTTCGACAATCGGCGGCACCAGGCCGTCAACCTTGCCGTTGAGCATGAACACTTCCTTGATCAGCCGCGAGCTGATGTAGGTGTACTGCTCGGCCGGCATCATGAACACGGTCTCGATCTCCGGCGCCAGGTGGCGGTTCATGAGCGCCATCTGGAACTCGTACTCGAAGTCCGACACGGCGCGGAGGCCGCGCACCAGCACCGAGGCGTTCTTGCGGTGGGCGTAGTCGACGAGCAGGCCGTCGAAGGTCTCGACCTGCACGTTGGACCGCCCCTTGAACACGTCCTGGATCAGCGACACCCGCTCGCTTTCGGTGAACAGCGGTGTCTTCTCGACGTTGGCGAGGATGGCGACGATGATCTTGTCGAAAATCCGCGCCCCGCGCTCGATGATGTCCACGTGCCCGTTGGTCAGCGGATCGAACGACCCGGGATAGATGGCGATGCGGGGTGAGTGCTGGATAGTCATGCGTAAAAGCTCAGGGCGCTGTCGCCGGCGGTGACGGTGCGTGTCACCGACAACCCGGCCGGCGCCGGCGGTGCGACGCGGGAAGCGTGTTCGAGAACCAGCAGCGCGCCGGGGTTCCGCTGTCCGGCGGCGAGACCGACGGCGGCCTCGAGCCCGGCGTAGGCGTAGGGCGGGTCGAGCACGATGATGTCGAACGGACCGCCGCGAACCGGCCGCGCCAGCGCGCGTTCCACGCTGTCGCAAATGATAGCACAGCGATTTTGCTCGCCGCAGCGCTCGCGGTTCGCCTCGATTAACTGCACGGCGCGACGGTCCTGCTCGATGCAGGTGGCCGACGCGGCGCCACGGCTGAGGGCCTCGAGCGCGACGGCGCCGGTGCCGGCGAACAGATCGAGCACGCGCGCGTCGATGACGTGGGGCGCGATGATGTTGAACAACGTCTCTCGCAGCTTATCCGAAGTTGGGCGCAACCCGTCCCAGGTCGGCGCCTTCAATGTCCTGCCCTTATTGGTGCCGGTGATGATGCGCATGGCCCCTAACCGACCGTGATCAACCCGAACTGGCGCTGCCACACGCTGCGCACGTAGTCCTGCTGCGCCGGGGTCAGCGTGCCGCCGTCGACCCGCGCGCGCGCTTCCTCGTAGGCGCGCTCGAGCAGGTCGGCGTCGCGCATCAGGTCGCCGGCCCGCAGCGTCGGCAGTCCCGACTGGCGCGTGCCGAAGAAGTCGCCGGGGCCGCGCAGCCGCAGGTCGCGCTCGGCGATCACGAAGCCGTCGGAGGTGTCGGCCATCGCCTTCAGGCGCTCCCGCGCATCGTCCGACCACGGCGCCTGGTAGAGCAGCACGCAGGTGGAGGCGTGCTCGCCGCGGCCGATGCGGCCGCGCAACTGGTGCAGCTGCGACAGGCCGAACCGCTCGGCGTGCTCGACCACCATCAAGCTGGCATTGGCCACGTCGACGCCGACTTCCACGACCGTGGTCGAGACCAGGAGGCTCAACGCGCCGGCGGCGAAGGCGCGCATCACGCGCTCCTTCTCGTCGCCCTTCATGCGGCCGTGCAGCAACGCCACCGAGAACTCGGGAAACACCCGGGTCAGTTCCTCGGCCATGGCCGTCGCGGCCTTGAGGTCGATCTTCTCCGACTCCTCGACCAGCGGGTAGATCACGTAGACCTGGCGCCCCCGCTTGATCTCGTCGCGGATCATCGCGTAGACCTCGTCGCGCCGCGAGTCGGCCTTCACCAGCGTGCGCACCGGTTTACGGCCGGGCGGCAGGCCGCGAATCACCGATACTTCCATGTCGCCGCATTCGGTCAGCGCCAGCGTCCGCGGGATCGGCGTCGCCGTCATCACCAGCACGTCGGGGTTGAGGCCCTTGGCGGCCAGCGTGCCGCGTTGCACCACGCCGAAGCGGTGCTGCTCGTCGATCACCGCGAGGGCCAGGGCCTTGAACTTGACGTGTTCCTGCACCAGGGCCTGGGTGCCGACCACCAGGTTGATCTCGCCGCGCTCGATGGCCGGGAGCAGGTCACGGCGCGTCGCCGCGGTGACGCGGCCGGTCAGCAGCGCCGTGCGATACGGCCGTCCGTCGAGGGTCTTGACCATGGTGCGGTAGTGCTGCTCGGCCAGGATCTCGGTCGGCGCCATCACCGCGACCTGGAAGCCGTTCTCCATGGCGACGACCGCCGCCAGCACCGCCACGATCGTCTTGCCGGCGCCGACGTCGCCCTGCAGCAGCCGCTGCATGGGCCACGGCCGCTGCAGGTCGGCGACAACCTCCGCGAGCGCGTCGCGCTGCCCGGGTGTGAGCTTGAACGGCAGCACCGCGCGCGCGCACTGGCGAATGCGATCGTCGACTACGCAGACCAGCCCCTTGCGGACCTGCGCGTTCTCGTGACGCCGCAGCGCGAGGCCGGTCTGGAAGACGAAGAAGTCCTCGAAGATCAACCGGCGCTGGGCGCGGGTCGTAAAGGCATTCAGCGCCTCGACCGGCGTCGTCGCGTCGGGAAAATGCGCCTGCCAGAGGGCATCCCGCCGCGACGGCCAGCCTTCCTTCTTGAGGATGTCGTCCGGCACCGGATCGAACCCATCGGGCGGC from Vicinamibacterales bacterium encodes:
- the coaD gene encoding pantetheine-phosphate adenylyltransferase, encoding MTIQHSPRIAIYPGSFDPLTNGHVDIIERGARIFDKIIVAILANVEKTPLFTESERVSLIQDVFKGRSNVQVETFDGLLVDYAHRKNASVLVRGLRAVSDFEYEFQMALMNRHLAPEIETVFMMPAEQYTYISSRLIKEVFMLNGKVDGLVPPIVEERLHAKRAGRPKIED
- the rsmD gene encoding 16S rRNA (guanine(966)-N(2))-methyltransferase RsmD is translated as MRIITGTNKGRTLKAPTWDGLRPTSDKLRETLFNIIAPHVIDARVLDLFAGTGAVALEALSRGAASATCIEQDRRAVQLIEANRERCGEQNRCAIICDSVERALARPVRGGPFDIIVLDPPYAYAGLEAAVGLAAGQRNPGALLVLEHASRVAPPAPAGLSVTRTVTAGDSALSFYA
- the recG gene encoding ATP-dependent DNA helicase RecG gives rise to the protein MAEDVLQLSLQYLKGVGPRKAADLKKAGLNTVEDLLFRFPRRYEDRSRLQSIISLRPGMTAAISGEVLNAGLAHTRRPGFRLFSALVQDPSGQIQVVWPNQAFLKDVIHPHQKIVLFGKVEFWGSRGLQITDPEFEIIKDDADPAGNRETDTLHTGRIVPVYERTGSVTPNMQRRFVWQALEQLPPDGFDPVPDDILKKEGWPSRRDALWQAHFPDATTPVEALNAFTTRAQRRLIFEDFFVFQTGLALRRHENAQVRKGLVCVVDDRIRQCARAVLPFKLTPGQRDALAEVVADLQRPWPMQRLLQGDVGAGKTIVAVLAAVVAMENGFQVAVMAPTEILAEQHYRTMVKTLDGRPYRTALLTGRVTAATRRDLLPAIERGEINLVVGTQALVQEHVKFKALALAVIDEQHRFGVVQRGTLAAKGLNPDVLVMTATPIPRTLALTECGDMEVSVIRGLPPGRKPVRTLVKADSRRDEVYAMIRDEIKRGRQVYVIYPLVEESEKIDLKAATAMAEELTRVFPEFSVALLHGRMKGDEKERVMRAFAAGALSLLVSTTVVEVGVDVANASLMVVEHAERFGLSQLHQLRGRIGRGEHASTCVLLYQAPWSDDARERLKAMADTSDGFVIAERDLRLRGPGDFFGTRQSGLPTLRAGDLMRDADLLERAYEEARARVDGGTLTPAQQDYVRSVWQRQFGLITVG